The following DNA comes from Musa acuminata AAA Group cultivar baxijiao chromosome BXJ1-4, Cavendish_Baxijiao_AAA, whole genome shotgun sequence.
CGTCACCATTTCGTGGTAGAGTAAGTTTAGTGGCATCTTTTGTAAGTGGAAGCGATTCTTCCGCCCATCGTCGACTCGGGGGGCGGGTGGGGGCGGGGGGGAGTGCGGGGGGCGGCGGGGAGATGAAGTCGAATCCGCACGCAGCCCATCGTCAACTCGGAGGGGATGATTAAACTAAGAACTCGAATGCGCACGGCACTCGGATAGGATTTATGTGTCGGTCTCAGGGTCACTACAACTAAAAATCTCAGCTCTTTCTCCACATCTAGATGCCTTTTGGGTGGTAGGCAAAGTATGCAAGTACATTTATTGTCAGTTGATAAGATTGCCCTTCTTTGCAATGCATCTTCATATTGCAATCTACCGACAAAAGAATATCTGTAAAACATTCTTATCTATCCCATTATCATCGATCGGGATTCATGGACTTTTTCTCCAGTTTCCCATCTCCCGTCTTCCCAGCTCTCACTGCTGCCAGCGTGATGCTGGCACTCTTCCTCCTGAGACGATTGCTGCGGCGCTGCTCGTCAAGTGTTCACCGAAGGAAGCCAAATTACCCACCCATCGCAGGAACAGTATTCCACCAATTGCTAAACCTCAGTCGATTGGCAGATTTCCAAACCGACCTCTCCCGCAAGTACAGGACCTTCAGGATCCTCACCCCCTTCTGCAACTATGTTTTCACTGTCGACCCTGCCAACGTCGAGCACATCCTCAAAATCAACTTTGCAAACTATGGGAAGGTACTTCAATCATCTCCCAACTAAAAGGCTTTTTCTGAGATGTGTGAGATATAGGGAATAGAGAATTGCTCGATGAACGTCACCTTCTTTGCAGGGGAGCTTTACTTACGATATTATGTGCGACTTCTTTGGCGATGGAATCTTTGCGGTGGATGGTGAGAAGTGGCGCCATCAGAGAAAACTAGCGAGCTTCGAATTttccacaaaggtgttgaagaacAACAGCAGTGTGGTGTTCAGAAGCACTGCTGCCAGACTTGCTAAGATAATCTCAAACGCTGCGAGCTCTAATGAAATGATCGACATCCAAGTAAGCGAGACTTAGAACATGCTGCCGTCCTAACCTGGCCGAGCTTGACCATTCCTTAATCTCTCTTCAGGATTTGCTCATGAAGTCGACGTTAGATTCCATATGTGAAGTTGGGTTTGGTGTGGAGTTGGATACGTTGACCGGATCGACTGAAGAGGGGAGAACTTTTGCCAAGGCGTTCGACGATGCAAGCGCTCAAATAGTGCTCCGGTTTTTTGATGTCTTTTGGAAGGTCAAGAGGTTCCTCAACATTGGCTCAGAAGCCAAGATGAAGAAGAGCCTCAAATCGATCGATGATTTTGTGTACAAATTGATCGATACAAAGATTGAGCAATTGTCTCAACGAGAAACCGGATTCGTAAGTCACACCTGGCATTGACATCTTGAAACAGGAGGTTCTACATACTGATCATATTTTCTTCATGGCAGATGGAAAAAGAAGACATTTTGTCGAGATTTCTAATAGAACGAGAGAAAAATCCTGATGACATGAGCTACAAGTACTTGAGAGACATCATACTCAACTTTGTGATTGCGGGAAGGGACACCACGGCAGGGACTCTTTCATGGTTCTTCTATATGCTATGCAAGCATCCCAATGTACAAGAAAAAGTAGCACAAGAGGTGAGAGAAGCAACCAAGATAAAAGGCGAAGTGACCGTCGACGAATTCGTCGCAAGCCTAACCGAGGAAGCCCTCAACGAGATGCAGTACCTTCACGCATCTCTGACCGAGACTCTCAGGCTGTACCCTGCAGTTCCACTGGTGAACTATCTGAAGCTAATATGCTGGTCGATCCTTGTTGGCACTCGGTGCTTGCTTACTGACTCACATGTGTCATCATAGGATGTCAAGCATTGCTTCTCGGAGGACACATTACCAGATGGATTCGACGTCAAGAAAGGAGACTTGGTGATTTACCAACCTTATCCTATGGGAAGAATGCAGTTCTTGTGGGGTGAGGATGCAGAGGATTTCCGGCCAGAGAGATGGCTCAACGGTGACGGTGTATTTGTGCCAGAAAGCCCCTTCAAGTTCCCTGCTTTCCAGGTGAGGCAACCAAAAACCTGCAATTAGCTGGATAAGTCGATCTGAAAGTGATTGATTCTTTGGATGCTCGTGGTATTGCAGGCTGGCCCTCGCATCTGTCTTGGAAAGGAGTTCGCGTATAGGCAGATGAAGATCTTTGCTGCTACACTACTGTGCTTCTTTAAATTCAAGATGTGGGAAGAGATGAGCACAGTGAGATCAAGGACCATGCTCACTCTTCAAATTTATGGAGGACTCCATCTCGCTGCTCTTCACAGACAAGGTTGCTTGAACGCAGATTAGTATGCTTAAATCATGCTTTATGTCGTTATTTAATGTAGTCTCTACCGAAGGAGCATGAACCTCTCATGCATCTATAAATATTTAGGAAATGAAACTTGGTGATCCAGGACTGGAAGTCCTGGATTTTTACCTCCACTCTCCCACCATTCCCTCAGGGCTTGGGGGGGCCATATTAATTATCGAAGCCCTCCAAGCAAGTGCAGGTCCTGGATTGCCTTCAGTTCCTCCAAAAGAGCATTGGCTTCTGCCATTAAGGGGCTCGATGTCTTGCAGCAGTTGCCCCCTAATAAAAGGAATTCACCATCTGCAGCTTTAAGAAGGAAACGGGAGCCTGCAGGTTGGATAGAAGAAATAGATGAACCATCGGTTAGAAGAACGTAAAAGGGATTTTACCTCCATTCTCCCACCATTCCCTCAGGGCTTGGGGGGCATATTAATTATCGAAGCCCTCAAAGCAAGTGCGGTCTATGTGTTAAGCGATGCTAT
Coding sequences within:
- the LOC103976134 gene encoding cytochrome P450 704C1; amino-acid sequence: MDFFSSFPSPVFPALTAASVMLALFLLRRLLRRCSSSVHRRKPNYPPIAGTVFHQLLNLSRLADFQTDLSRKYRTFRILTPFCNYVFTVDPANVEHILKINFANYGKGSFTYDIMCDFFGDGIFAVDGEKWRHQRKLASFEFSTKVLKNNSSVVFRSTAARLAKIISNAASSNEMIDIQDLLMKSTLDSICEVGFGVELDTLTGSTEEGRTFAKAFDDASAQIVLRFFDVFWKVKRFLNIGSEAKMKKSLKSIDDFVYKLIDTKIEQLSQRETGFMEKEDILSRFLIEREKNPDDMSYKYLRDIILNFVIAGRDTTAGTLSWFFYMLCKHPNVQEKVAQEVREATKIKGEVTVDEFVASLTEEALNEMQYLHASLTETLRLYPAVPLDVKHCFSEDTLPDGFDVKKGDLVIYQPYPMGRMQFLWGEDAEDFRPERWLNGDGVFVPESPFKFPAFQAGPRICLGKEFAYRQMKIFAATLLCFFKFKMWEEMSTVRSRTMLTLQIYGGLHLAALHRQGCLNAD